From Daucus carota subsp. sativus chromosome 6, DH1 v3.0, whole genome shotgun sequence:
AAATCAATTCGACCACATTTAGCATACAAAGACACAAGTCCATTCTGCACAAACACATCCCATTCAAACCCAAGTCTATATATATGTCCATGCACCGCCCTGCCAATTCCAGCACTCTGTAAGCCTCCACAAGCCTTGAGCACGTGAGGGATGGTAAATCCATCGGGGCGAACACCAAACTCATGCATTCTCAAGTACATTTTGATGGCCTCGTTAAACATGTTCTGCATTGAGTACCCGCGAATAACAGCGTTCCATAAAAACACATATGGGTCAGGAAATTCATCAAACACTTCCTGGGCATAATGAATTAATCCAAGATCAGAGCTGACGTTTAGAAATTTAGTGATTATGAAACCATTGTACTGAATTCCAGAGACAAGTAGCCGAGCATGAATTTGTTGTAGATGCTTCTTGTGGGTTATATTTTTAAGTAGACAAGTGTAGTAAGTCTCAAGATCGAAGTCACTGTAAGAATTGTTTTCTTTTAGTAACTTGTTCTGTAAATGGAGAAATTTATATTGTGTGAAATGTAACGGTTGAAATATTGGTGCAATAGTAGAGAATCGTTTGGGAAGAACTGAGAAAATCATAGCCATGCAAATTTGAACTACTTACAAATTACAAGTTACAGGATGAATGTGTAAAAGACCTCTTCAATATTGGAGGCCAAATTGAGATTTTTCTgcaccaaaaaaaaattcattgtaAAGATCAGGATACATGTTATTTGTTACATGTCCTCGTAAATGGAATGAGCCCTTCTATGCACGTTGAGAAACAACTGACCTTACAATACTTCCAAGAGATGTCGAGGTTTCAATCCTTCTAATTAATGAAAAAGGGTTATCTTTTCCGAATGTTGTATATTTACTGGAACGGCTAAGAATTGGTATACTAACAATGTTGGCCTAATCTCTAAACCAAAGGTAATGAAGATGTTTATTTCTATGTTGAAGGACAGTAATCATCAGGTTCAGGTTTCTTTTAATATAGagttatataacaaaaaaaatattttgtacatTCCCACTTACAGTAGAATCGACAAATTATGTTCTCAATTTTGGCAGATTTTCTGTTTGAATCTGGTTTAATGTTTCATACAATCAGAAGAATGTTTTGCCTTTCTTAAGAAGATCACTATACTCTTCTGACTTCTGAGTGTGCCGTGTGTCAACTTTTAATTTATCTGTGCTGTAGTGCATTCCAAAACTGAATAACTGAAATTCAGGTATGGACTTATGGTTAAGTTGGGGGGTTAGACCATAACCTGTAGTTCTTCTGAACTTCTCATGGGATTCTTTAATCGCTTTatcaaaaaaatgtcaataacATGGAAGAAAGTCATTGCAAAGGGATCTTCATTAGCCTATTTATATTGGGTTATTCCTCAATGTAAAGGCGATTTCTTTTAGTTCTAAGAATCCCAGAACAGACTACTTTACTTCATGAACAGACGTACTAAAATTGAATCACGTCAAAAGACAAAGTCAGTGATCAGCGTAAATCTTGGCCTAAAATTTTTCCAAAATACCACAAATTTGGCGAAGTGTGTACTAAAAAATGCTTACCTCCTATGTATTTCCTTTAGAAACATGGGATGCCCATTATACCGACTAACATGTGTTCTGAGTACGTGATACCATATGTGCAATGAGaccttttttttaatcttgGTGTTTTGGGTCAAATTGCTCCCGAATTATGGTTTTTTCCCCCAACCCTCAGCTGCCTGTCACaagtaaattaataattgaGCTTTACATCAACTGAGTGATCTTTTCAGGTTTGCTATGACTTTATAAGTGCTGTTGCTTCAAGATGATCTGTAATGTACTGCATATTCTCCTTTTTTCACTTTGCTTTGTGCCTAAAGTCGCAATTTCAATAGTTGTTACTGAAGAGGTAGCCCATCAGACGAGAATAATTTCTGGATTAATACCTTCACATGTTTCATTGCATCCATGTTGTTGACCACATCCTCAATTTTCAGCGACCAGCTGAACAATCTGACCATATCTGAAAGATTGTGTTAATCAGACTAAAAAACACAGGATTAACCTACTAAACAAACACGATCAAGATTTTGTCGACTGTTTCCACCATATTATATTCCCTTAAAATCTGTAACTCTGATTTGCATTGCAACTAACTAGGATTAACAATTGTATTAGTGTTGACGTTGTGCTTCAGTAAAGTAGTGACCACATgatattttgaagatcatgTTTTCCCCGTGACAGTACATCCAAAACTTACCTTAAGAATACTGGTATATTTTTCTGTTTGTCAACTAATTGAAATTTGTTTGTCCAATACAGCTAATGTTTTACGAAGacagaaaacatgaaaatgttcaGCTATCTCCTTGCTGCACTGTTTTAATCGATGAGAAAACGGGATCAAAACCTGCACATTATTTTAGATTCGTAGCAGTATGTTGTAGAAACCGGCATATAACGTAATTTCTGTGTTTCTACAATTTGTTCTCCAccttatatttgatttaagtgaaactaaaaaaaaaccTAGGAACTGTATGTACAATGTGACGTGCTCCACCAAACGAAATAAAGTCGAGTGACAAGCTCAGACAGTTTGACACAATGTGCGGGGATTCGAGGATCTGGATTGGTACTACGACGACCGAAATTAAGGGGAAGTGACAAGAATAAACAATCAGAAGTTGACACTTAACTGCACAAGATTATGGTAAAGAAGATTATGCTAAGTCTGTGAAAAACTTggcaaaagtaaaataaaatagataGACTTGTTCTGCAAAAGTTTGGCGATCTTGTGTTTCAGTGAGGTCTTTCTGATCCGTGCGTGAAGATAAAACTATTAACTAAATGTTGCCATTACCGTAGTGCCCAACTCAATAGGGGAAATTTTTATGTGATGAACTCAAGTGATATGTATACAAGTATAGAAAAGGTTAAGAAGCTGCATAATTTTACATGATTGCTGTACAGGATGAAAGTCTCACACATTGGAAAAATAATCATTATTGTGTGACCCAGTTAATGGAGTGGTCGAGTAGGTTAAAATTAACTGATTATCCCATTGATTAGGTACAATATAGCCAAACCAGGTTGATAAAAATGCTCTTTCAATAAGAATATGTTGTTGCATGAACCTGACTAAGCACAGTGTCTGAAACAAAGATTTGAAgcacatttaattttttttatcacaatCGGGGCTAAAAAAATTTTAGTAAAACTTTATTTTAGAAGTTCAGCCCGGACTTCGGCCTACCTTGAATCTTGATTCCCCGGTTCCTTCTCTGATCAAACATCAACTGGTTTGAAGTTAGCAACTTACATTCTGCTTTTGCAGTGGTAATTGTCTTTGCATACAGTACTATACAAAATCTTTGTAAGCATATCATTATTTGTGACCTTAACAAGTACTGCCAAGTTTTTAGTTAACAAGTTTATTTCACATCCTCACTTTTCATCTCATCTGTCAGTCACTCGTTTAGTTTATATTGTAATGTGGCCCTCCCGTGCAAATAATCAAACTTCCCACCAACTTTGGTTCATTATTGGAGCCTGGAGGTGCTCAAGCACAAAGCTCAATGGGTCGTGACCGGCGAAAACATGTCCAAAAAAAAGTTAGGGGGCGTGTGTCGTCTCATACCTCCTACTAAATCCGTTCCTAATGAGAGGGacattcataaatataaatcgTTCAAAAATAAATGATATGAAGAGaggagtaattaaaaataatggtTTGCCAGGCTGGTCAGACAAAAATACGAAGCTCGTAGCCTGTAGCAGCCTCTGAAGTAAAAAATTTAGTAAGTTTTACTTAGGTCAGTCAAACGAAGGAGTCCTTTGATAAGATCTAAAAGTTTTACTCGTGGGGCTCATATGATCTCCTTTTCCCTTTCACTATTTTTTCCCCTTAGACCAGCTCATGACTATAGATGAGAAAATGAGAATTAGTCAACATATGATTTAAGACATATTTTTCTGGATAGAGAAGCAAAATGGATGATGCATGCTATCCAAAATCTACCAAACATTAAAATAATTGGAGTCAAATGAAAGAAACAATTTTACATTCCACATTACCCATATTTTACAATGTGTGCAGGAGGAAACTACTTAACATGGAGTTCATGTGTCTATTGACTTCAAGTGACTTTTATGTTTTTCTACATCCTGATTGAACCCCTTTTTGAAACCATTCATACAACATCCAAGACTAGTGGTGGTGGTGCTGGCATTCCACAGGAGTGACCGGAAACCTCGCGGTGTCTGTGCAGTAGTCGTAGATCATATGGTTGGCTCGAACCCACAGAAGTTGGTGGCTCTGATGCAGGCTTAACTCAGACAATCTGGGTTCATCCCACCAGTAACGCTTCTCAGCGCTACTGCTGCACTTTCTTGAAACTTCTGCGGCAGCCACGGTGGCTGGACACTCGCAACCATCGATTTCAAAACCTCTGTAAGAAGCAATGAAAGGTGCATGGGACCAGTCTGTCTTGACTCTACCACCCTGAGTGGCCCAATCGTCCGCGTTCCATATGGAACTGTACACGCCCATGGCTTGGTCCTTGGGGAATGGCAAGCCCTTGTGTTCTAAGTTGGAGTGGACTCTGATCGGCGTATCATCCACCAAAAATCTGCAAATAGCAacacaataatattattattattacctgCAACCTTATTTTCTTACAACTATATCCTTAACAACAATTGAGCCAATCTCATTATCTCAGTAGATATCAAAGACGATACTTAATGGGACCCAAGTGTTGAAATGCCCCAACATGACTTTGATAATTTGTTCAAAGTCATGGGGCATGGTGAAATAAAATCGCTAATAAAGTTACTACTATAAAAGTTTGCAAAGCTTTCGAGGACAATGATTTAACTTTTGGGGCCACCACACGTATAATCATTTCATCCCCAATAACATGAAAAAATGTTGCAGTAAACAGTGGTGAGCTACAAATTACAACATACGAATACGATTTTTCTAATACGTGCTTCATGTAATTTTATTAGCAATTCTGGTTATAAATATGAATCCATCATAAATTTCAATTCATTAAATTCATCAAatctaatttatattatgtgTTTCTGGATACATATCAGAAAGACCGGtgcaaatatataaatgattttaaatctcgataaatgaataaaattcgGGTTTACAAAGTAGGAAAATGAAAGAGAGCTTACACAACTTGGCGTTGGTTCCAGAGGATGGAATAGGAATGGAAGTCCTTAGTCGGGTCGAACCAGAGGTTCAATCTTTGTTCTCTGTTACCCACTCCATTCACATAAACATTGGTTTGGACTATGTAGGGTTCCCCAGTGGTGTTGCCAAGAAACTCAAAATCGAATTCATGGTGTTTTGGACCATCCGATGACATCTGCCCCCACaccaaatttttaaataaacatCGTCAGTACAAAGCTTTTAATAACATGATTTTCATTTCACTTTTTCTTTTGGTTAGCCAAAAGTACCACAAACACGAATATGGGTAGAAATTAAAAATGGTTTTCATCATTAACGTCAGTCACCAAATTCACAAAACCGGACAGAGGTGACCAGAAGCCCATAGGATTAATAATACAACTGTAGTAACAGAGATGGTGAAAATGGGTTGCCCAGGTAGTAATTGCAGAGCAATTTAATGGAATATGcaagttaaaaacaaaaaacaaaaatagggTACTTTGCGAAAAATCAAACTGTTGCATCAAatggtaaaatatattttcacaagCAATATAAAGTAGAAAACGATGATAATGAGTTTGAGGAACATGACATACATAAAAAGCAGTGACAGTTCCAGCAGAGTCGCCCTCAACAAGCTTTATCTGCACGTTCACTTTCCCAAACATGTATTTGTTCTTTGATGAGAACCCTGCCCCTGTTTATCACCATCATCAAACAACATTAGTACTCTCCCATGATCACAAGctgcataaaaaaaaaatgtaataacGTTATACCCGAAAAGTTATCGAGCTTCATCTGAACTGTGTCCCCTTGGTAAACGAAATGATCCAAGGCCCATTGTGCCTGGAACAGTTCATCGAATCTGGATGAGCTAACTGAGCCCACCACCATGACCAGACCCATGAAGAACAATGAAGAAGCAGGACCCATTGTGTGTTTCTATTTGCTTCTGtcgagaaagagagagagggagagaagtgtTGCAACTTATAAGTGAGTTAGCTTCTGCTGGTGAGAGTGGCTTTTATAGCTGAAGGCAGGGACTTGTGGGAGCCACAAGCCACGTAAGTTTCCATGTCAGAGCCACGTGGGGCCCGGGTTGCAATTTAAAAACAGTAGCCGTTAGATATGGGGGTTCATGGCTGGCTCCCAGCTGGTTTAGATAGGTGGGACCATGAAAACAGAGTAGGACAATTCGACATTCGTAAAGCGTGACTACACAGCTGGTCAGTCCCATCACTAGTACACTCACATTATTTGTgcgaataaataaataatatgccTCGCACGTTTACCTATTAAACATTCACAAACATTTGCGAAATCGAGAGATTAACACAGCTTTCGGCTGATATTTAAAAACTCCCGAATAACTTTATCAACCTCATTTACATTTCAATTCATTCGGAATCATAATAATTCGACCATTATTTtcaatacaatttttaaaaCCAACTTTTGAAAAATGTGAGTGGTTGAGCTAGTATTTAAATGAGTTTGGCAATGAGAGTTTTACAGGCTGGATGGTGGTACAAAGTTTGGCAGTGAAGGCGTCCCACACTGTGGACACACTGATCATAACTCTTGAGAGCGGTAGGGGCAACTACTGGACTGCTACTATGTGGCAGTATTAAATTTGTACATTTATATGAATTTCACATTACATTGATGTTCGTGCCTGCCGTGTAATTGGAaatatcttttcttttttcagtAGTGAGTGGTTGATTGCTTGGATTAGGTCGCAATAGAGCCCACCTACTGACAAGCCCCATAGTACTTTTTAAATTTCTCAAAAACAGTAAGCAATTTAAAGCTTCCCTAGAaaataattctataatttatttatttttctaaaaaattctTGATAAAAATTTAGCTATtgagtttttatttaaaaaaatcttaaaaataagttatataataatatttacagAACCATTAAATTGTGTGCTAAATAATAAATGTATAGAATTAGATAGAAcataagaaataatattatatggaGTTTAGGAATAGAAGGGGAATTTTAAAGTGGAAAATGTGAAGTTAAGAGCTTAATTTAagtttcataataatatataagtcaattatcaaattattattgaCATTAACTTTCAAAGCGGATTAGAATGTTATATTCTCTCCTTctggaataaaatttaatcagtCACCGAtctaaataattcataaaaatattaatatttatatttatcatgGATTGTTATTTCCCTACAAAATCAGATTACATTAATCTTCATGAGGAGTTTTATATTCCATCTAGAGATCTAAAAGGCCAAATCTTTTCTCGTGCGAGGACCAAGATTAAAGAAAACGAGTAAGACAagattaaagaaatattatatttaacatgtcacaaaaataaaacaataaaaaggtATTTACATTAACATATGAATTTCACGAGAAATTTCAGATAAATTATAACAGTCTAAAATAATATTGTCCTCCCAAGCCTCTCCtcaaaatcctaaaaaaaataaaaaaaatcctctCAAGTTTTTTCCTTTTCCCTAGCCGTGGTGAGGGACTTCCATCAATTTTCACCGGTGAAAAATCTcaaatgagtttttttttttttttgttttgctttttcaATAATACTCCTATTCAGGTAAAGATTTCTATCTTTTAAGATTGTATctttgtttgataaatttttttgggTGATTTTTGTTCCCagtttatttgggttttgtttgttCTCTCATGTTAAGagtttggtgtgttttgatatGATTCAATATCCAGGACATTAGATCTTCCAGATTTTGATTCAATGgtaaaaatttatatgagatTGCAGTTAcgatcgatagctcaaacgggaTTTGATGAAATTTTGATGAAggctatatgtgtatatatcaatttcaacaaatcgCTTGATTGTGTCTCTATAAAAGCTAGATTAATCAGCGATATGATATGTTTTATGATTATTCGACTCGATTGTTGTTATAAATGTCGTATGActtttcataattaaattaatttggttttttcaaaaaaaaaaaatattttccctGTTGGACATGGAGTGTAATCATCTATGGAGTAGTCAGACGTGTTACTTTCACCTCAACAGGAACAAGTACTGTGTCATGTACATCTACAAACGCcacattttcttatttttataattttaatctccAATTCTAACAGATTTCGTTTTGTcgaaaaagtttttttttttttttgggttttttgCTCATTGATCCTTCTAGTCTTTCTTTATGTGGCATATTTTTGACTCAAAATGTTTGCATGAATGTCTGTTAATAAAGATGAGATATGGCATTCGTAGTATTATCGTTCTGAGTTAATGACTCTGCTTGATGTTCATTTTGAAGAGTATTCTCTCTGCTCGTCCTCTTCCTCTCCTGACTGTGTCTGTTTATCTATTTTCCTATATATCTCTCGTTTTACTGCAAAGCGTcactaatatttgaatatccACTCATCTCTATTTATTTAAACAACTATACTCTCTgtatttctcaaaaaaaaaaaaaaaactattccGTCTATCGCtcacatttatttatatttttttacattatccGACATGTATTTTAAGTCGCATATTAatcatagtttcataattttttttacattgctcgacacacattttaagggtcatataaaataTGGTTTCATaactttattttgattttttttaataaaaggtTAGAtagcaaatttttattcagaagaaaaaaaagttcaaaaaaattaacaaactatattttatgagagtattaaaatgtgtgtcgaaaccccgtcccccaatataaacaattgaATCGGATGGAGgaagtaattattattatccTATATATAATTCCTATTTTGTCAAGCCTACAAATTCCCGacaataaaattaaacgagataaataaacaaaagatattACTGTATATCTAATTTCTTGgtcaatcaaattaaaaataaattaaaattttcattactAATACAGATTTAATACTAAATTAAGTTGATGGAAATTAGGGGTTTCacattttggaagtaaaaaacatgtcaaatatttttataaactaaGCATCTTGGGAGTCTAGCCTGTGCGTTGTAGAATTCGGATAATTGTGCGTTGTAGAATTCAAATAATTGTTTGACAATTTTTgcgatatatatttattttaaattataatataaaaaaatatattttcgatGAGATTTGATAGTGAAATCTGTAACAGTTTTCTCCTAAAAAATTCAGCTAAAAGTTGATGTTAATTTTACTAAACAATTTTTGACAGAAAACTACTATTACTGCAACAACGAACAGTATCTAAATCCGAAAACAACCTGCTGGCATTCCCAATTTCATGTTATTCCATCCATGCGTTTTCAGAGTTTGTCATCCCTGCTCAgaataaatcatttaaaaactaACCCAAACAGCTCTCGCACTGCAAAGATCCACTGTCAGTGTATCAAAGCGATATATCCTGTATTGATTTATTTGATTCCCGgaaattcaaaagaaaacaaACATGGATTGTTCAACCAGCCACAGCATTGCCATCATAAAGACTGGTACAGGCCACAGtgaataaaattcaatttaagtaaataatgcaggaaaatatatatattattttaaattatccatTCAAATATTCAGTTTTATAGTATTTGAATACCAtgatttaaaatgaaatttaaatccAATTTTTATTGTGTATTGCCTCTTAGAAGAATTGTCGTCAAGTTTAAATGAGGAGATTCAATGTCCACCGCTAGCACACGTGAAGTCTCTTGTCTGGCTAACAATTTCAAACATAGGACTGGCGGCTGtatgattaataaaaaaaaattgtatggaTATTTACGACACGATAGAAGCGATGGATTCACGTGAACTAGCTTCTTGTTTTTCTACGTGTTTCGTTGTTTTGCATCACTTGTTTCTCTTTTCATCGGACTCCGGTTTTTGTTATAGATGCGAGAGCAACTCTAGTATAGTATGAGAtcaaagaataatatttaataaataaaacaattttaatatcctaattcataattttagaatataggtaaatactccctccatctcgatgagttttttggaaaaaatatttattctaaaataattGAGCTTCTCCcttttcaatttatatttatcaacCATCTTACATACTTACCCTCCCTTATTTATCATTCCAATGTACCACTagctaatatatataataagaagtcaacacaataaatatgggtAAAGATGAAAAAATAAACAACCAATTAATactccttaatatgtgtgaaatgagcaaaatactcatctaaattgggatggagggagtagatgTTAAGCTAATTTAAATGTGGAATGAACGatgaaaataaatgaaaagaaGAGGCCAAACCtacttttatttcatttttttatgatttttattttatctgtgACTAAAACAAAAACGTCAAATAAAAGTGGTCCCGTTCACCGAGGACGGACATAGATCTCCTCGTTTTCTTGTTGTGTTCACACCTTTTTCATCTTCCCAAAGCCGACATATTCCCACCTCCGATACGGGGTATCAGACTTTAGTTTATTGATaacagtgttctaaaagtcggcgattaatcgggacTAATCGtcgattaatcgctgttcggtcggccaccgtctcgattaaatgttaattgttgaaaaaattgttttttgtgAAAATTGGTCAAAATCGAGATTAATCAGTCAaaagtcgggattaatcgggaaaagtcggtca
This genomic window contains:
- the LOC108228029 gene encoding xyloglucan endotransglucosylase protein 6, producing the protein MGPASSLFFMGLVMVVGSVSSSRFDELFQAQWALDHFVYQGDTVQMKLDNFSGAGFSSKNKYMFGKVNVQIKLVEGDSAGTVTAFYMSSDGPKHHEFDFEFLGNTTGEPYIVQTNVYVNGVGNREQRLNLWFDPTKDFHSYSILWNQRQVVFLVDDTPIRVHSNLEHKGLPFPKDQAMGVYSSIWNADDWATQGGRVKTDWSHAPFIASYRGFEIDGCECPATVAAAEVSRKCSSSAEKRYWWDEPRLSELSLHQSHQLLWVRANHMIYDYCTDTARFPVTPVECQHHHH